From a region of the Triticum aestivum cultivar Chinese Spring chromosome 7D, IWGSC CS RefSeq v2.1, whole genome shotgun sequence genome:
- the LOC123170925 gene encoding uncharacterized protein encodes MTRDARDGAPRPKRRAGGRDAAIPPEARRPSPEGSRREAELRDGLLRSKGSAEADTADWRSSRGRDHSPEAWRCRGRDRRPSPRCSRSPPRSERAPASPPPPPRRYDPPRRQAQFPPSGPNNNNNRNGQGAFAKKKKKRGAQPQPGGPASSVTNPTVVVAPPSTAAAVTCFNCGVAGHCQVDCPKPPACYLSKKTVHPAALCPVHQPRGTLGLFGYALDDLGFFQMDLPEARATPPMTALISVLDGRTASLAIIYEELCHLFNPDWDWEVTPISDREFTTISPDPVSLRYGTHRARLTLALNQLSVRISVPSVDPLAVATLSTVWVQIRGLPPPARDEGVLRGLSRLLGTYVAVDSASLPKGPAVRILIKSPDPSKLKTTIRMFFNDVGYDLRILVEGGTPTDPLSPDDGGGANPEPGPDRGADTQGSPRRPRNRSPHSEASDDDSTDPGDDLPPVGSFHPSSTHCSGLGSRDACPGDESEDIETIAAMLDEAATLPPGATLPPPFLPVLPSLSKDEGSGVSRGSMEVRPRPPHGLCLQCRSGRTPRRRPFWSPIPWLPLLPRPPGLQSPGAATARPLLRSRLPKTVPGSGRLRG; translated from the coding sequence ATGACCCGGGATGCTCGGGATGGGGCTCCCCGCCCCAAACGACGTGCTGGGGGCCGGGATGCGGCCATTCCCCCGGAGGCGCGCCGTCCCTCACCGGAGGGTTCCCGGCGGGAGGCTGAGCTCCGCGACGGCCTCCTTCGCAGCAAGGGGTCGGCCGAGGCCGACACCGCCGATTGGCGTTCCTCGCGGGGCCGCGACCACTCTCCCGAGGCGTGGCGCTGTCGAGGTCGGGACCGGCGGCCTTCGCCCCGCTGCTCTCGTTCCCCACCGCGGTCCGAGCGTGCGccggcctccccccccccccccccgcggcgctATGACCCTCCCCGTCGCCAAGCCCAATTCCCCCCGTCCGGtcctaacaacaacaacaatcgcAACGGACAGGGGGCgttcgccaagaagaagaagaagaggggtgcCCAACCCCAACCGGGTGGTCCGGCCTCTTCGGTCACTAACCCGACGGTGGTGGTGGCGCCCCCCTCGACCGCGGCCGCGGTCACCTGCTTCAACTGTGGGGTGGCCGGGCATTGTCAGGTGGACTGCCCCAAGCCTCCGGCTTGCTACCTCTCCAAGAAGACGGTTCACCCCGCCGCCCTCTGCCCGGTGCACCAGCCTCGTGGGACCCTTGGGTTGTTTGGCTATGCGTTGGATGACCTGGGCTTCTTCCAGATGGACCTCCCTGAGGCCCGGGCCACCCCGCCCATGACCGCTCTCATCTCGGTCTTGGATGGCCGGACGGCTTCACTGGCCATCATCTATGAGGAGCTTTGCCACCTGTTTAACCCGGATTGGGATTGGGAGGTGACCCCGATCTCGGACCGGGAGTTCACCACGATCTCCCCCGACCCGGTCAGCCTCCGCTACGGCACCCACCGCGCCAGACTCACGCTCGCCCTCAACCAGCTCTCAGTCCGCATCTCGGTCCCGTCGGTGGACCCGCTTGCGGTGGCCACCTTGTCCACGGTGTGGGTGCAGATCCGTGGGCTTCCCCCACCTGCTAGGGACGAGGGGGTCCTCCGTGGCTTGTCCCGTCTGTTGGGCACGTATGTGGCTGTCGACAGCGCCTCTCTGCCCAAGGGCCCTGCTGTTCGGATTCTGATCAAGTCCCCCGACCCCTCCAAGCTCAAGACGACGATCCGGATGTTCTTCAACGACGTTGGTTATGACCTGCGCATCTTGGTTGAGGGTGGGACTCCCACTGATCCCCTCAGCCCGGATGATGGGGGTGGCGCCAACCCCGAGCCAGGGCCGGACAGGGGGGCTGACACTCAGGGTTCCCCCCGTCGCCCTCGCAACCGCTCACCCCACTCTGAGGCCTCCGACGATGACTCGACAGACCCTGGGGACGATCTTCCTCCAGTCGGCTCCTTCCACCCCTCGTCTACTCACTGCTCGGGGTTGGGCTCCCGCGATGCCTGCCCCGGGGACGAGTCTGAGGACATTGAGACTATTGCTGCCATGCTCGACGAGGCCGCCACCCTCCCACCTGGCGCCACCCTCCCCCCTCCCTTCCTCCCTGTGTTACCGTCCTTGTCTAAGGATGAGGGGAGCGGTGTCAGCCGGGGTAGCATGGAGGTCCGCCCCCGTCCTCCCCACGGCTTGTGTCTCCAGTGCCGGTCCGGGAGGACCCCTCGGCGCCGACCCTTCTGGAGTCCGATCCCGTGGCTCCCCCTTCTCCCACGTCCTCCAGGCCTCCAAAGTCCCGGGGCCGCCACCGCTCGGCCTCTACTCCGGTCTCGTCTGCCCAAAACAGTGCCCGGCTCGGGGCGGCTCCGCGGCTGA